The Cucurbita pepo subsp. pepo cultivar mu-cu-16 chromosome LG08, ASM280686v2, whole genome shotgun sequence genome contains a region encoding:
- the LOC111800931 gene encoding dymeclin-like, with the protein MGAVPSTPRRTSSRSQDTAEYLIGTFVGEESFPISSDFWQKLLELPLSLQWPTHRVQQACELLATNNYKTRHLAKILIHMALCLQECMTNSGASSLNYEKAINAVHISSVFLKHLIENAKSDRIEELYLSLNDGESASKDFLGDQKLEDFVIHSVLGFIGSVNTSDEKYLLHVELLNFMLISMSTQLLSGPSPRPKDFNPFIDAAMSQDRALVIVVMRKLLLNYISRPNVPLNSSYPVVSGGNQSGVLQRVGSAAANFVLMPFNYLVSSTAQGSRSPLADCSLHVLLVLIHYRKCIVSNGSVASGDSISSDSLLKENSTFYDNPYCKALENASDVEFDRVDTDGNAHNGPLVRLPFALLFDTLGMCLADEGSVLLLYSLLQGNPDFLEYVLVRTDLDTLLMPILEALYNASTRSSNQIYMLLIILLILSQDSSFNSSIHKLILPAVPWYKDRLLHQTSLGSLMVIILIRTVQFNLSKLRDVYLHTTCLATLANMAPHVHRLSSYASQRLVSLFDMLSRKYNRSAELRDIKVDNAKTNSTEVNFPTDDASTEMHIYTDFLRLVLEILNAILSYALPRNPEFIYAIMHRQEVFQPFKNHPRFNELLENIYTVLDFFNSRIDAQRRDGDWSVEKVLQVIINNCRSWRGEGLKMFTQLRFTYEQESHPEEFFIPYVWQLVLSTCGFNFNAGVINLFPANLPSEKEDDEATTQDDDKQQKGEPHKLAIYIDP; encoded by the exons ATGGGGGCTGTGCCTTCTACGCCGCGCCGGACTAGCTCGCGGTCGCAGGATACGGCGGAGTACTTAATCGGAACTTTTGTTGGAGAGGAGTCTTTCCCCATTTCTTCTGATTTCTGGCAGAAATTGCTTGAACTTCCTCTTAGCCTGCAATGGCCGACTCACCGCGTTCAACAAGCTTGTGAGCTACTAG CAACAAACAACTACAAGACGAGGCATCTTGCAAAGATTTTAATTCACATGGCATTGTGTTTACAAGAGTGCATGACGAACTCCGGAGCATCATCCTTGAATTATGAGAAAGCAATTAACGCGGTTCATATCTCATCCGTTTTCTTGAAGCACTTGATTGAAAATGCGAAAAGTGACAGAATTGAAGAATTATATCTGTCCTTGAACGATGGTGAATCAGCATCAAAAGATTTCTTAGGAG ATCAAAAACTTGAGGATTTTGTAATTCATTCTGTTCTTGGCTTTATTGGCTCAGTTAATACAAG CGACGAGAAATACCTCCTCCACGTGGAGCTGCTTAACTTTATGCTAATTTCCATGTCAACTCAACTTCTTTCTGGTCCATCACCTAGACCAAAGGATTTTAATCCATTTATTGATGCAGCCATGTCTCAG GACAGGGCCTTAGTAATTGTGGTCATGCGGAAACTACTACTGAATTATATAAGTCGGCCCAACGTACCCTTAAATAGTTCTTATCCCGTAGTTTCTGGTGGAAATCAGTCTGGCGTCTTGCAGAGAGTTGGTTCTGCAGCAG CAAATTTTGTGTTAATGCCATTCAACTACCTGGTCAGTTCAACTGCCCAAGGCTCAAGAAGTCCATTGGCTGATTGCAGTCTTCACGTTCTTCTTGTTCTCATTCATTATCGTAAATGTATTGTGAGCAATGGATCTGTAGCAAGTGGCGATAGCATTAGTTCAGATTCTCTTTTGAAAGAGAATTCAACCTTTTATGATAATCCCTATTGCAAAGCCTTGGAAAATGCATCTGATGTCGAAT TCGATCGTGTTGATACGGATGGAAATGCACATAATGGTCCACTTGTGCGGTTACCATTTGCTTTACTGTTTGATACTCTTGGAAT GTGCTTGGCTGATGAGGGCTCCGTGCTTCTTCTATACTCATTATTGCAAGGGAATCCTGACTTCTTGGAATATGTTCTGGTGCGAACTGATTTGGATACATTG TTGATGCCCATTTTGGAAGCACTCTATAATGCTTCAACGAGGTCATCTAATCAAATCTACATGCTACTGATCATACTTCTAATTCTTAGCCAGGATTCTTCTTTCAATTCGAGCATTCACAAACTG ATACTTCCTGCAGTTCCTTGGTATAAGGATCGTCTTCTTCACCAAACATCTCTGGGTTCTCTGATGGTAATAATCTTGATCAGGACCGTACAATTCAACCTCTCTAAGTTGCGG GATGTGTATCTCCATACTACTTGTCTTGCAACATTAGCAAATATGGCTCCTCATGTCCACCGTTTGAGTTCATATGCGTCTCAGAGGCTGGTCAGCCTTTTTGATATGCTTTCAAGGAA GTATAACAGATCGGCAGAACTCAGAGACATTAAGGTTGATAATGCTAAAACCAACTCCACCGAAGTCAATTTCCCAACAGATGATGCG TCAACTGAGATGCATATTTATACCGACTTCCTGAGGCTTGTCCTTGAAATTCTGAACGCTATTCTGTCTTATGCTCTACCACGGAATCCAGAG TTTATATATGCAATAATGCACAGGCAAGAAGTATTTCAGCCATTCAAGAATCACCCACGATTTAATGAACTCCTTGAGAACATTTACACT GTACTAGATTTCTTCAATAGCCGCATAGATGCTCAAAGAAGGGACGGTGATTGGTCAGTTGAGAAAGTGCTGCAAGTTATCATTAATAACTGCAGATCTTGGCGTGGAGAAGGCTTGAAG ATGTTTACTCAACTACGTTTCACGTATGAGCAAGAGAGTCATCCCGAAGAGTTCTTCATTCCATACGTGTGGCAGCTTGTACTATCAACCTG TGGTTTCAACTTCAATGCTGGAGTCATAAATTTGTTTCCAGCTAATCTACCTTCAGAA aaagaagatgatgaagctACAACGCAAGATGATGATAAGCAACAAAAAGGTGAGCCTCACAAGTTGGCGATCTACATCGATCCTTAG
- the LOC111799569 gene encoding transmembrane emp24 domain-containing protein p24beta3-like — MERRLRETGFGYLLAGLLLASLFAGIDSISVTVNELECVYEYVLYEGDTVSGNFVVVDHDIFWGADHPGIDFSVTSPAGNVVHSLKETSGDKFEFKAPRSGMYKFCFHNPYSTPETVSFYIHVGHIPNEHDLAKDEHLDPINVKIAELREALESVTAEQKYLKARDARHRHTNESTRKRVIFYTVGEYLLLAVASGLQVVYIRRLFSKSVAYNRV; from the exons ATGGAAAGGAGGCTGAGAGAGACGGGATTCGGATATCTGTTGGCGGGTCTTCTTCTGGCGAGCCTATTCGCCGGAATCGATTCGATATCGGTCACAGTCAACGAGCTTGAATGCGTTTATGAGTACGTTTTGTACGAAGGCGACACTGTTTCTGGCAATTTTGTGGTGGTCGATCATGATATTTTCTGGGGCGCCGATCATCCCGGCATTGATTTCTCT GTTACATCTCCCGCAGGTAATGTGGTTCACTCTTTGAAGGAGACCTCTGGCGACAAGTTTGAGTTCAAGGCTCCTCGTAGTGGAATGTATAAATTCTGTTTTCATAATCCCTACTCGACTCCGGAGACTGTTTCTTTCTACATCCATGTGGGTCACATTCCGAACGAACATGACCTTGCTAAAGATG AACACCTAGACCCTATAAATGTTAAGATTGCTGAGCTTAGAGAGGCATTGGAGTCAGTCACTGCTGAGCAGAAATATTTGAAAGCACGTGATGCTCGCCACCGTCACA CAAACGAAAGCACAAGAAAGCGCGTAATTTTCTATACAGTGGGAGAGTATTTGTTGCTTGCTGTTGCAAGTGGGCTACAGGTCGTTTACATTCGTCGGCTGTTCAGTAAGTCAGTTGCATATAACCGGGTGTGA
- the LOC111799842 gene encoding early light-induced protein 1, chloroplastic-like, whose protein sequence is MATSALLQAIPARSASRTTFRTPLCSRRTAFFRVRCTAEEEQREQAISTPAPPTPNPSPPPPSPKPKVSTKFSDVLAFSGPAPERINGRLAMIGFVAAVAVEAWKGQDVLEQIGNGGIPWFVGTSVVLTLASLIPLFKGVSVESKSKGLMTSDAELWNGRFAMLGLVALAFTEFVKGGSLV, encoded by the exons ATGGCCACTTCTGCATTATTACAAGCCATTCCGGCGAGATCGGCATCTCGAACTACCTTTAGGACACCATTGTGTTCCAGGAGGACGGCCTTCTTCCGTGTGCGATGCACGGCGGAG GAGGAGCAGAGAGAGCAAGCGATTTCTACACCAGCTCCACCGACGCCAAATCCGTCCCCTCCGCCACCGTCTCCTAAGCCGAAG GTGAGCACGAAATTCTCGGATGTCCTCGCATTCAGCGGGCCAGCGCCAGAGAGAATCAACGGGCGGCTAGCAATGATAGGCTTCGTGGCTGCTGTAGCGGTTGAGGCATGGAAAGGTCAGGATGTATTGGAGCAAATAGGCAACGGAGGAATTCCATGGTTTGTGGGAACAAGCGTGGTTTTGACACTGGCATCGCTGATACCTCTATTTAAAGGGGTGAGCGTGGAGTCTAAGTCGAAGGGGCTTATGACATCCGACGCGGAGCTGTGGAATGGGAGGTTTGCGATGTTGGGGCTCGTAGCTTTGGCCTTCACTGAATTTGTCAAGGGTGGAAGCCTCGTGTAG
- the LOC111801100 gene encoding stem-specific protein TSJT1-like, with product MLAVFDKSVAKSPDALQSPHSDSVWALKDGILAKHFSSVYPDSVIVNLGSAGLLAYSVEKKNPLLPRLFAVVDDIFCLFQGHIENVAQLKQQYGLNKAANEVIIVIEAYRTLRDRGPYPADQVVRDIQGKFVFVLFDSSSKAAFFASDADGSVPLHWGTDSEGQLVLSDDVEIMKKGCGKSFASFPKGCFFTTSGGLRSFEHPLNELKPVPRVDSSGHVCGANFKVDEEARKESSGMPRVGSAANWSSNY from the exons ATGCTCGCCGTCTTCGACAAATCGGTGGCCAAAAGTCCCGACGCTCTGCAGAGCCCTCACTCCGACTCCGTTTGGGCTCTCAAAGATGGAATTCTCGCCAAGCATTTTAGCTCTGTGTACCCTGACTCTGTCATTGTCAACCTCGGCTCCGCCGGTCTCTTGGCCTATTCCGTCGAGAAGAAAAACCCTCTCCTCCCGAG ATTATTCGCGGTTGTGGACGACATTTTCTGCTTGTTCCAAGGGCACATTGAGAATGTTGCTCAGTTGAAGCAACAATATGGATTGAACAAAGCTGCGAATGAGGTTATCATCGTTATCGAAGCGTATCGAACGTTAAGGGATCGGGGTCCATATCCAGCTGATCAGGTGGTGAGAGATATTCAAGGgaaatttgtgtttgttctATTTGACAGTTCCTCAAAAGCTGCATTTTTTGCTTCT GATGCTGATGGGAGTGTTCCTCTCCACTGGGGAACTGATTCTGAGGGACAGCTTGTTCTCTCGGATGATGtagaaattatgaagaagGGTTGTGGAAAGTCATTTGCTTCTTTCCCCAAAG GTTGTTTCTTCACAACGTCCGGTGGGTTGAGGAGTTTTGAGCATCCACTGAATGAGCTGAAGCCAGTGCCAAGGGTGGACAGTTCAGGTCATGTCTGTGGAGCCAATTTCAAGGTGGATGAAGAGGCTCGAAAGGAAAGTTCTGGCATGCCAAGAGTTGGGAGTGCTGCAAACTGGTCATCAAACTATTGA
- the LOC111801099 gene encoding meiotic recombination protein DMC1 homolog, translating into MMLATLKAEEQSQQLQIVEREDIEDEDDLFEAIDKLTSHGINAGDVKKLQDAGIYTCNGLMMHTKKHLTGIKGLSEAKVDKICEAAEKLVNFGYITGSDVLLRRKSVVRITTGSQALDELLGGGIETLAITEAFGEFRSGKTQLAHTLCVSTQLPTNMRGGNGKVAYIDTEGTFRPDRIVPIAERFGMDPGAVLDNIIYARAYTYEHQHNLLLGLAAKMSEEPFKLLIVDSIIALFRVDFTGRGELAERQQKLAQMLSRLTKIAEEYNVAVYMTNQVVADPGGGVFVSDPKKPAGGHVLAHAATVRLMFRKGKGEQRICKVFDAPNLPESEAVFQITPGGIADAKD; encoded by the exons ATGATGCTCGCAACGCTCAA AGCGGAAGAACAGAGCCAGCAACTTCAGATTGTAGAGCGCGAAGATATTGAGGATGAAGACGACTTGTTCGAAGCAATCGATAAAC TGACTTCTCATGGAATTAATGCTGGAGACGTGAAGAAGCTTCAGGATGCAGGGATATACACTTGCAATGGTTTGATGATGCACACGAAGAAG CACTTGACAGGGATAAAAGGTTTATCCGAAGCGAAGGTTGATAAGATCTGCGAAGCTGCCGAAAAGCTAGTG AATTTTGGTTATATCACTGGAAGCGACGTTCTTCTCAGG aGAAAGTCTGTAGTTCGCATTACGACTGGAAGCCAGGCTCTCGATGAACTCTTAGGAG GTGGAATTGAAACTCTAGCGATCACGGAAGCTTTTGGAGAATTCAG GTCCGGGAAAACGCAACTCGCGCATACTCTATGCGTCTCTACGCAG CTTCCCACCAACATGCGGGGAGGGAATGGAAAGGTTGCATACATCGACACTGAAGGCACTTT CCGACCTGATCGAATTGTGCCTATAGCTGAAAGATTTGGCATGGACCCGGGAGCTGTGCTAGATAAT ATCATATATGCTCGTGCCTACACCTACGAACATCAGCATAACCTCTTGCTCGGCCTTGCGGCAAAAATGTCTGAAGAACCGTTTAAACTTCTG ATTGTTGACTCTATCATTGCACTTTTTCGAGTGGATTTCACTGGAAGAGGAGAACTTGCAGAGCGCCAG CAAAAACTGGCGCAGATGCTGTCCCGATTAACTAAAATTGCAGAAGAGTATAATGTAGCAGTTTACATGACCAACCAAG TTGTTGCAGACCCAGGTGGAGGAGTGTTCGTATCAGACCCAAAAAAACCAGCAGGAGGCCACGTTCTTGCCCATGCTGCCACGGTAAGACTGATGTTCAGGAAAGGCAAAGGAGAACAACGCATCTGTAAGGTGTTTGATGCTCCTAATTTGCCAGAGTCTGAAGCT GTTTTTCAGATAACACCAGGGGGCATTGCAGATGCAAAGGATTGA